From a single Terriglobia bacterium genomic region:
- a CDS encoding efflux RND transporter periplasmic adaptor subunit → MSASLYANSKYRLYTGISFCFAALLTLGGCASKTEAAPPPPPEVQVVDVQQKDVPIYGEWVAILDGYVNADIRPQVSGYLMKQNYREGSVVHKGDVLFEIDPRPFDAALQQTKGQQAQAEAQLGKTALDVQRDTPLAKQSAIPQAQLDNDIQANAAAIAIVDAAKAQVEQARLNLEFTKVRSLVDGVAGLAKGQIGDLVGPTSILTTVSQIQPIKVYFSVSEQEYLPFASKISEVASGKRALGVNKALELILADGSVYPSKGQILIADRQVDLKTGTIRFAGAFDNPGGILRPGQFARVRFPTALAKNAMLVPQRSVIETQGTYQVAVVTPESKASIRPVTVGERVGDMWIIKNGVQPSEQVIVEGFQKVREGSPVIPKPYQASKEGK, encoded by the coding sequence ATGTCTGCGAGTCTATATGCAAACTCAAAGTATCGTCTTTATACAGGTATTAGTTTCTGTTTCGCTGCCTTGCTGACGCTTGGGGGTTGTGCAAGCAAGACTGAGGCAGCACCTCCGCCTCCTCCAGAAGTGCAGGTGGTCGACGTTCAACAGAAAGATGTGCCGATTTACGGCGAGTGGGTCGCGATCCTGGATGGATACGTGAATGCCGACATACGTCCCCAGGTAAGCGGATACCTGATGAAACAGAATTACCGCGAGGGCAGCGTGGTACATAAAGGAGACGTATTGTTCGAAATCGATCCTCGTCCCTTTGACGCTGCACTGCAACAAACAAAAGGCCAGCAGGCGCAGGCTGAAGCCCAACTGGGCAAGACGGCGCTTGACGTCCAGCGTGACACACCGCTGGCAAAACAAAGTGCGATTCCCCAGGCGCAACTGGACAACGACATTCAGGCCAATGCCGCCGCCATCGCCATTGTTGACGCGGCCAAAGCACAAGTGGAGCAAGCGCGCCTAAATCTTGAGTTCACGAAGGTGCGATCGCTGGTGGACGGTGTTGCCGGCCTGGCCAAGGGACAGATAGGTGATCTCGTTGGGCCCACGTCGATCCTGACGACTGTGTCGCAAATTCAGCCAATCAAGGTTTACTTCTCCGTAAGCGAACAAGAGTATCTTCCCTTTGCTTCCAAGATCAGTGAAGTTGCCAGCGGTAAGCGTGCTCTCGGCGTGAATAAGGCGTTGGAGCTCATCTTGGCGGACGGAAGCGTTTACCCGAGTAAAGGCCAGATCCTTATCGCCGACCGTCAGGTCGATCTAAAGACAGGAACGATTCGCTTTGCCGGCGCGTTCGACAACCCCGGCGGGATACTCCGTCCAGGACAGTTCGCTCGCGTGAGGTTCCCTACCGCGCTGGCAAAAAATGCAATGCTGGTGCCACAACGTTCGGTGATTGAAACACAGGGCACCTATCAGGTTGCAGTGGTGACTCCAGAAAGCAAAGCCAGCATTCGACCGGTAACCGTTGGAGAGCGAGTGGGGGACATGTGGATCATCAAGAATGGCGTGCAGCCCTCCGAGCAGGTCATCGTGGAAGGATTCCAGAAAGTTAGAGAGGGATCGCCTGTCATACCCAAACC